The nucleotide sequence ttgctatgtgatgtcattgataaaaacgatgatcttgaggaggtgttatatgacaatgatgtattatgatgataagttgttaatgatatgatgatgatgatgatattattatatcattgggtgaaaaaaccgtggattagtttcaagtggatgtcccccgtgatgtaataactcattatgatgtaaaaacaatctctaaattcctgttgtatgaaaacttgtgtaaaggtgtatgaatacaacatgaaataaaaaagaaataaaatactaaataatagtagtagcgcgggaaaggagaagcgctactactaattaccagtagcgctgtcctgaggaagcgctactactaagtcaatttagcagtagcgtggatccaggcgcgctattgctaagcattagctgtagcgccttatcagtagcgctcctgcccgcgctactgataggcctaaaacccgcgctgctgctaggcttttccctagtagtggaagaaGATGCAGGTGGgaggagttgcttcacactgaaaGAACCTTAGTTAGGAGACAAAAACAAGTTTCATAAAAACTAATATTGTAGCTTATCATGAAAAAAAGCATGGTCTTACTGTATTTAGACAAGTAGTGATATGAGAGGTGTTGCGATGACAAACAAACAGTAATGTGTACTTTAAAACAGGGCCTGGATGTGAAAAGCAACAAATATAAAACCGGCCACCACAAGACTATGGTGGCCGAAGGACTGCCACCACAGACAGTGTGACCGCAGAACAAGATCAAGGACATGAACTTATAAGACTCTAATAATAACAAGATTGGGCCAAGAAAGATTTGGGATTTGTGCTCCTCCTTTTGTTATCAAGATTACAGGAATATATGTTTCTGAATTCCTATTGTCATAATAACAACACAAGTAGTCGGGTAACACAAGAAACTAGAAACACAATGCAGCACCAGTGTATTCTTTTCTCTCATTCAAGAATCATGTGGACAAAACATGCGGCTGAAAAAAAAAACAAGCTCTTACGAAAAAGGGAAATTGCATAGATAAATTGAGTTTCAGCAAACAATTACCAAGTGATTAGCTACTGATCATTAGTCAGGAGTACCTTGTTAAACCAACATAAGACTGCTCGAAGGCACTTCACTAGCGCCGTAGTGCTTTATCGTTGCGACCATAGCTACCAGATCAATCTACAAGATGAGATGGACCTGGTTAGCTTACTCTCTCGTGGAATGCCGTTTGAAAACTAGATTTTACAATGCAAAAGAGGCAGGGCGAGAAGAAAAGCCCCAAGGCAGCAAGCTTGTTTTATCACAtgatgcataataaagttcaaaaaaCCACTTAGTTTTGATAAAACAAAGAGGCGGGATTTCCATAGCATGAAGTATCTACAACATAGTAATTTAATTCCAAATACAAAAATTACTGCCGGAATGCAGGAGTCACAGGAAACAGAGCTTTTCAAAAGATTGACTGCATCCATGGAAGGATCTTACAATGCAGTCAGCAATCAAAATGGTTCTTCCATAGATAATAAGCTCTAATTATAGGACAAGAAAGAAAccaaaaatagtactccctccggtcctttttactctgcacattggatttgccgaaagtcaaacttagctaagtttgaccaaatttatattagaaattattagcatctataatatctaataaatataatatgaaaatatattccgagatgaaactaatgatgttggtgttgttatgtaaatgtcaataattttttatataaacttggtcaaagttggatgagattgacttcagacaaacctaatatgcagagtaaaaaggaccggagggagtagctACACGAATTGAGAAGGCGCAAAAGAGAGAAAATAACGCATAATTAAGCGTAAAAGCAGTGAAATCAACCAGAGAAGATGCGCCCATACAACAAGAATGGCAAGGGCTTCCATAAGGAGTAATAAATGAACCAAGCATGGCATGTTGTTAGACAATAAAAGACCAAGTATAAGTATTCTTTTACATCACATAACTAGCAAGCTCATCCTAAAATCAGACTACACAATGCAACACACAAAATGGTAGCAAGCAAACTGACATTGCTATCAAGCCTCTACAAATTTTCATAAACACACATACTTAAGATGTCCATACAGCCGCTTTGGTGCCTTACAATAAAACCATCATCAGACTAACATCAACCTAAAGAATGTTGAGAGAAGAAACTTTTCTCAAGCTTGAGCACAACAGAGAGATGAATGAATACCTTGGATCCAGAAGCTGTTGCAGACAGGGGAAGCTACAGGGTCCACACCATGGTCATATGGGATCCACAGCTTCCTGACACAGCTTGTGTACCCCAAGGCAGGAGCGAGACCTTGTTGAGGCGGCGAATCTGCAGCGGTTTGTTCTGGACCCATCCACTAGGCACGTCGCTTGCAAGCCTCGCCAGTAGGCATTGACCAAGCCTCCTTTGCTGCTCCTCCATGGAGGCACCGGCAACGACGTGGAAGGAAGAAGATGCAGGTGGGAGGAGGTGCTTCACACTGAAAGAATCTTAGTTAGGAGACAGAAACATAAATGTTGTGGACGATTCATAAAAATTAAAATTGATGCTCATCAAGAAATAAAACGCATGATCTTACTATATTACAGAACTAGTGAAATGAGAGGTATGGTGGTGACAAACCAACTAACTGTGGTgtgtactactcccttcgttcctaaatatttgtctttttaaagctttcaaatggactaccacatacggatgtatatagacattttttggagtgtagattcactcattttgccccgtatgtagtcactttttgaaatctctagaaagacaaatatttaggaacggagggagtagaaagcaATTTCTTTTCCTTGTTTTTTTTCTGAAAACACAAGGACGGTGCTAACTAGAGAGAAAACAACACATGGAGATGGATAACAACCATCATGGCAATGCATACAGAATTAATGGAGTTCTTATCAGCTATGCAGGTTGCCTGAACTACCATTTTCCACCTGAGCACATGTCTCCTGAACTGAATTTTCTGAAACAGGTAAATAAGAAATGCTACTCGTCAACTATTTGCATAAATTAAAGGGCAATATTCCAGTAAGATGTAGAGAAGGATATCCATTTTAGCATCCCGTGACACTGGAAGACAAGCACGTGAATCTCGCGCAATAGGTTGTTTTGGGCAAAACTAGCCAGCTTAGCTTGCATAGTCAGTTATTTTTTCTACTACCAAAGTGATCAGTGGGAGTTCACATGTACCCTAAAACAAGTATTCAGTGCCCTGGAGATGATGAAGTCACACTGAATTTGGATTCAAGCTTAGTCAGTCCATCTCTTGGTTGCTGCTAACGAGCACTTTGCTACCCAACCGCCTCTGTTTTCACTGTTGTCGCTATTTATCTCAATCTATATGCCTATTCAACTGTAGTATTAAAAACCGAGAAGATGTCTGAAATAGTAACTATAAATAAGAAATGCTTGGTATTTGTTTTGCTCTCTTGTTGAGAGGTTTGACCGATATATCTGGTTTGCATCTGAAAGAAAAATGTCAGACAGAAGGCTTgcaatgtactactccctccatcccaaaatataagatcatttttgaCACTATCGTAGTGTTAAAAATGATCTTACATTTTGGGACAGGGGGGTACCTTTGGTCCTAAATCTAAGATATTTTGGCAGTTTAAATTAAACTGGCAAAATGTCTTATAATTAGGAACAATGATGTCGATCATTTTTCTTAGGGGATCTTGATTCTTAGGATTCTCAAAAAATATGAATAGAAATAACTCATCCAAATTCTACATGATTTGGTTTGGTCGATTGCTTCCCAGGGAAAGCAAATGATTTTTACCAAGTTTGACGGATGCAAATGTTCCTGTGAAACGTAGTACAAAAGTATCCTtagaaaaaaatcctataagaatcaaGCAATCGCCATAGTGAAATTTTCTAAGGATTTAAATCCTCCAAAACTCTCATGAAATACATTGAATTAAAAAGTCCCTTAGGAATAAGTCAACATAATTAACCCTCTGGAATTTCACGAATCAGCATGTTTACACCGAGAGCTCCAAAACTGGCATTTAACCACTGGTCTCTCCCAAACCATGTGAGTCACCCACAATTCCCGATTGGACTTATTGTTGTTAGGCGTTTTGGTGACATTATACATGGAGTGGCACAGGAGCATGCATCTTGCAAACAACAAAAAATGTGTTGCCACTGTACAGGAAGACTGACTAGGAAATGCAGGACGTGATTCCTTCTCCTGATGTAACTTGGTACCACAAATGATGGCCCTTTGGGGAACCGAACAGAGAAAGGAGATGGGCGAGAGATGGGAGGGGACCTTCCATGGCATCGGGGTCAGAGTAGCCGCGCGGACCATGACTGTGGGGATGGAGCTCTAGGTTGAGGAAGAAGCTGACACCCATGGTGGGTCCCACGAATGTGCAGAAGGGGCAGGCCTCGAGCTTACTTCCGTTATTGGCGTCGTCTTGGTCATTGGCCGGCCGCTCTACCTACAGAGATGAGACGGGGGTCAGACCTTGACGAGCATCAGTAAAGGCATCTTCCTTTCGCATTGATCTAATAGTGGCATGCACACATATATAAAACCCAATGATTGTGAGGATTGTCATGTCTTCACTCTTCACATTATACCCAAATCGTTTTTAATGGCCCAGAATATTTTGTTCTGGAAGTTCTCTTATCTTGTTTTGAAAGTTTAAGCCATGTCATCACAACTAATATAGCATCATGAGTTCACCATAGGCCCATGACTATTGTATACTCTGCTTATCATACAGATATAGTATGGCGGAGCTGTAAAGGTAGTTCCTCATTGCAATTCAATCAAGTTCTAATAAACTTATTTATAACAAGCAGACAAACCTACTCAGAAGACTCGATTCAAGTAAAATGTATGGCTCAACCAAGCATTTTACACCATTGAATGACAACATATAAAAAACCATGATAAGAGATTTCATATCTAAGTTACACTCAAGACATGGAAAACAATGAGCCCCTGAAGCTAACCTGTACACCTTTTACTTGCATCTCTCGAGTCAACTCGGTGAAAACACCTGCAAGGTATAGGCTCTGGTCAAACGTGTACATACGAGATGTATAAAACAGTGACAAGAAGATTGCACTAAGAATCCATCCAACTGTTAGTCTCAACAAAGAACAAAGACAGTAGACTAAAAAAGTACACGGCTccctatgagtaaattgttaacGAGTGGTTTACTCAAACTAGCAAGGTAGTGCCCAGAATCCTAGCCTTTGTTTTTCCTGAATGTCAGTCGAGCTTCAGTACAGTACATCGCTTGCATGCGGATAGTGCCCAGAATTTCCATCAGCGGTATAGAGGCTTCAGTTTTCCCAAGGGATTTTTGTCCTTTTTAGGAGATTTGGGCGGGGGTGCTGTGTTTTATGAAGCCTGCGCCCAATTAGACACAGCGATACATTATCCATGTTGCGACGAGCTGTATATAGTTGCCCCCTTTTGGTTAGCTGAAGTAGCTGATCTGCTGTACATATTGTCTGATGTCCAAACAGTACATGTCTTTTACTTTTGAAATTCAGAAGCATATGCATTACTACATCTCGTTCAATAGTTACTTACCCGATGCCACGAATCCTCACGTGTCCATAGCTATGGTATGCTCTACTCAGCAAGCGCACCTAATGCGGTTGGTATTTGTTTTGCTCTCTCGTTGAGAGGTTTGGTCAATATATTTGGTTTGCATCTGAATTTTTGTTAGTCAGACAGAAGGATTGCAATATACTACCTCTGTGCCTAACTATAAGACATTTTGTCAGTTGAAATTGATCTGGCAGAAcatcatatatttaggaacagagggtgtatCATTTTTCTTAGGGGATCTTGATTCTCAGGATTTTCAAAACGCATGAATAGAAAAAACGCATCCGTATTCTACATGATTTGGTTTGTTTGATTGCTTCACAGGGAAAGCAAATGATTTTTACCAAGTTTGATGGATGCAAATGTTCCTGTGAAACATAGTACAAAAGTATCCTTAGGAAACGTTCCTATAAGATCCAAACAATACGCACAGGAAAAACTTTCTAAGGATTTAAATCCTCAAAAAATCTCATGGAAATACTTTGAATTAAAGTGGGCCTTAGGAATAAGTCAACATAACCCTCTGGGGTTACACGAATCAGCCTGTTTACCCTGAGAGCTCTAAAACTGGGCCGCATTTAACCACTGATCTCTCCCAAACCATGTGAGTCACCCGCAAATCCCGATTAGACTTATTGTTGCTGGGGCTTTTGGTAACATTATATATGGAAATGGCACAGTAGCATGCATCTTGCAAACAACAAAAAATGTGTTGCCACTTTACAGTAACAAGCCTAGGAGACAAGGATGTGATTTCTTCTCCTGATGATACTAACTTGCTAACACAAATGGTGTCCCTTTTGCAACCGAACAGAGAGAGGAGATGGGCGAGAGATGGGAGGTGACCTTCCATGGCGTAGGGGTTGGAGCAGCCGAGGTGACTGTCTGGATGGAGCTCCaggttcaagaagaagctgacacCAATGGCGGATCCCACGAATGTGGAGATACGGGCAGACCTCGAGCTTACTTGGGTTGTGAGCGTCGTCCTGGTCGCTGGCCGTCCGCTCTACCTACAGAGATGAGATGGGGGTCATACCTCGAGGTAACTAGAACCATTGGGCATGATATGCATACAGTTTTCAATGATATTACCATTTCCAGAAGTTTTCTTTTCATGCAAGCATGGTCATAAATTAGCACTAGAACTTCAACAAGTGTATCTGAGACTTCCTCATATTTGCAAGCAAGGAGCATAGCGGTCACTACAACTAACTGCAGCTTCTTGCTTGGCACCACTTGTTTTCCCACGAATTTGTGTATTATGTTCAAGGTAAGAAAGAGTGTCTCATCCATCAACTCAAACTTCTACAATGAAAAATGAACCAATCAAGTGACAAGAAAAATATGTTGAGTCCCAAACACAATTGTTTTAAATAAGTACAATCTATAGGATACAGAAGGTTCAGGGCATTCCGTGCTACCTCAATGAGCCAATCTATCAGAATAGCTCTCATCTTTTTGTTCATGTATTCTTGAGTGTATAATCAGAGCACCCGCATAGCTAATTTCGTGCATAAAACCATATTGGTATAAGGTACTGATTACACGATCCTGGTCAAATTCATTTATTTTCTTTGCATGGGCCTACCTTTATTCATTCAATCATAATGACAGTAAGGTACCTTCGCATTTCACAGAAAATCTGGCATTTTTTTCACAAAATGAGGATAGACATTATGAGACAATAATGGACAAAGATCACCTCATTTTCTCTGTAGAACTTGTAAATCTCTTTGACGTGCTCAGTTGCGGCCAGGAGATTCCCTGAGTAGGCGCTGTCGATATCCATGAGGGGGGCATCCTCCACATTATCCTCGTACTCGGTCTCAGCCTGCAGTATCAAATATAGCTGTAAGGAGGCGGACATGATCTGAATAATATATATGTTCATGAATAATTCCTGAATCTAAGGAGGAGGACATGATCTTAATGTAATTGAGTCGGGCCATCACCCAACTAGACAGACAAACCGCTCTGCAAGTCAGCATCAACGACACCTGCCCCATTACTGCCATCGGCAAAACAAACCAAAGCTTTCCTTGCGGCCAAGTTACCTTCCTCCATTATAATGACAACCACGATAAGTCACAAAGTCAAAACATTAGTAGCGGTGATGTTTGTCTTTCCTGGCACTCGCTACTTAATAATGATGGAATATGATGGAATGAAACTGGTTGCTTAGAAGGCATGCAAGATAGCCATGATGTGGTGCGCAGGGCTTGGGAGTTTGGGGCAAAAGGAAGGTTTAAACATTGATGGTGGTAATATTTAGGAATGATTTTTCCTTCTCCAACAGAAGATTCACCCGTATACCGTATTAGTACCGATGAAATAATAGCCAATAGACCACTGTCAAAAACAATACAAGCTGAAGAGAACATTCAGAATATTAACGATCATGCTGTACTGGTGAGGTAACTAGAAAGGATTGTGACTAGTTTACATTCTTACATCTGTTGTTGGTTTGACATCGACAATGATTTGGAAAAGCAAACGCGTGTCATGGTGTACTGATGTGGTAAGTATATAACTAGAACCATTGAGCATGATGTGCATACAGTTTTGAATGGATATTACCATTTCCAGAGTTTGTCCTTCCGTATAAGCATGGTCATAACTAAGCACTGAATCTTCAACAAGTGGAACTGAGACTTCCAGATATTTGCATGCAAAAAGCATAGCCGTCACTACAACTAACTGCAACTTCTTGCTTGGCATCACTTGTTTTTCCCAAAATATGCCTACCATGGTCACGGTAAGAAAGAGTGTCTCATCCACCAACTCAAACTTGTACAATAAAATAAGAACCTATCAAGTGAAAAATAAAATGATGAGTCAGAAACACGGATGTTTCAAATAAATACAATCTATAGGATACAGAAGGTTCACGTCCAAACAGTAcgggtttttttccttttgaaattCAGAAGCATATGCATTACTACATCATGTTCAATAGTTTCTTACCCTGATGCCACAAATCCTCATGTGTCCATAACTTTGCTCTGATTAGCGAGCACGCCCAATGCGGTTGGTATTTATTTTGCTCTCTTGTTGACAGGTTTGGTCAATATATTTGGTTTACACCTGAATTTTTTTTGTCAGACAGAAGGATTGCAATATACTACCCCTGTTCCTAAATCTAAGACATTTTGGCAGTTTAAATTGAACTGGCAAAatatcttatatttaggaacagagggtgcATCATTTTTCTTAGGGGATCCTGATTCTCAGGATTTTCAAAACGCATGAACAGAAAAAACGCATCCGAGTTGTACATGATTTGGTTTGTTTGATTGCTTCGCAGGAAAAGCAAATGATTTTTACCAAGTTTGATGGATGCAAACGTTGCTGTGAAACATGGTTCAGAAGTATCATTAGGAAAATTCCTGTAAGATTCAAACAGTCGGCACAGGAAAAACTTCCTAAGTATATTTGAATCCTCCGAAACTATCATGAATTAAAGTGGGCCTTAGGAATAAGTCAACATAACCCGCTGGGGTTACACGAATCAGCCAGTTTACCTACCCCAAGAGCTCTAAAAACTGGACCGTGTTTAACCACTAATCTGTCCCAAACCAAGTGAGTCACCCCCAAATCCCGATTAGACTTATTGTTGCTGGGGATTTTGGTGACAATATTATGTAAGGAGTGGCACGCGAGCATGCATCTTGCAAACAAACTATTCAAATAATCTTAGTTAGGAAATGCAGGACTTGGTTTCTTCTCCTGCTGCAACTTGCTACCACAAATGATGTCACCTTGGGGAACTGAACAGAGAGAGGAGATGGGACGGGAGGGGACCTTCCATGGCGTCGGGGTCGGAGCAGCCGCGTGGACAGTGACCATGGGGATGGAGCTACAGGTTGAAGAAGAAGCTGACGCCCATGGCGGATCCTGCGAATGTGCAGAAGGAGCAAACCTCGAGTTTACATAGGTTGCTGGCTGGCCGCTCTATCTAAAGAGATGAGACGGGGTCAGACCTTGACGAGCTCCATGGAGCAGTGCTCCATAAAGATGTGTGCGTGAGGAAACTGCACAACAGAGAAATTAATCTTCCTGTAAAACAGAGTACAAAAGTATCATTAGGAAAATTCCTGTAAGATCCAAACAATCGGCATATATAGGAGAAACTTTGTATGGAGTGGCACACGAGCATATATGCATCTTGCAAACGAAGTGTTCAAAAAAAAAGTGTTGGCACTGTACTATACAGGAACAAGCCTAGGAGACTGACTAGGAAATGCAGGACGTAATTTCTTATCCTGCTGCAACAAATGCCGCGTCCCTTTTGCAACTGAAGGGAGAGATAGAAGATGGGTGAGGACCTTCCATGGCGTCCGGGTCGGAAGGTGAGTGTGGGGATGGAGCTCCAGGTTGAAGAAGAAACTGACAGGACAGCCATGGCGGATCCCGCGAATTTCCAGAAGGGGCAGGCCTCGAGCTTGCTTAGGTTGTTGGCGTCGTCTCGGTCACTTTGACCGGCCGCTCAACCTACCTAGAAAGATAAGATAGATGAGACCGGGGTCAGACCTTGAGGAGCTCCATGGAGGTGGGCGAGGACACGacaaggcgaaggaggaggcattAGACGAGGAGCTGGTGCCCCCGCCCACATAGGCGTAGTGCAACACCGTCATGGTAGAAGAGCAGTCAGTGTCGCCTGTGTCGGCGATCCGGCGGGCACAGCAGGACCGATGCTACAACATCTGGCTCCTCTACGATCACCGGATCACAGAGAGGAAAATCGTCGGCGAGCAGGCGAACGATGATGCCGTCGTGGCCATGGTTGCGGAGGATCTGTGTTTCCTAGATGAGCGATGGGCGATCTACAAGTCCATGCCCAGTACCCGCGACATCTGCTGCGAGCGATGGAGGTTGTGCGTTCAGCAAGCAATAAATGTCTAAAGCATGAGCGGGAGTTAAAACCAATCTGAGACTCATGGATTTTATAAAGCTATTTGATTAAGTCCGAGACAAAGATTCATTATCACATGTTCTATTTTATTTCCAAAATTTCCATCTGAATCACAAGAACATCCTCATATCATATGCGATAGTATGTGTTCAATTCATCTATCATTTTTTCAGAAGAAGGGTCCCAAAGGACCCAGACTCATATTCGATAAGGATGCAAGTACATATTACAAACAGACCCATCAAA is from Triticum aestivum cultivar Chinese Spring chromosome 1B, IWGSC CS RefSeq v2.1, whole genome shotgun sequence and encodes:
- the LOC123106049 gene encoding uncharacterized protein is translated as MAVLSVSSSTWSSIPTLTFRPGRHGRKINFSVVQFPHAHIFMEHCSMELVKDPPWASASSSTCSSIPMVTVHAAAPTPTPWKVLILLYKFELVDETLFLTVTMVGIFWEKQVMPSKKLQLVVVTAMLFACKYLEVSVPLVEDSVLSYDHAYTEGQTLEMAETEYEDNVEDAPLMDIDSAYSGNLLAATEHVKEIYKFYRENEKFELMDETLFLTLNIIHKFVGKQVVPSKKLQLVVVTAMLLACKYEEVSDTLVEVLVLIYDHACMKRKLLEMVERTASDQDDAHNPSKLEVCPYLHIRGIRHWCQLLLEPGAPSRQSPRLLQPLRHGRCFHRVDSRDASKRCTGRAAGQ